A DNA window from Impatiens glandulifera chromosome 7, dImpGla2.1, whole genome shotgun sequence contains the following coding sequences:
- the LOC124945899 gene encoding 60S ribosomal protein L37a-1 isoform X1, translating into MQTKRTKKAGIVGKYGTRYGASLRKQIKKMEVSQHSKYFCEFCGKFAVKRKAVGIWGCKDCGKVKAGGAYTLNTASAVTVRSTIRRLREQTEN; encoded by the exons ATGCAGACTAAGAGAACAAAGAAGGCTGGTATTGTTGGCAAATATG GTACCCGTTATGGTGCCAGTCTGCGTAAGCAGATCAAGAAGATGGAGGTCAGTCAGCACAGCAAATACTTTTGCGAGTTCTGTGGGAAG TTTGCAGTGAAGAGAAAGGCAGTTGGAATCTGGGGTTGTAAGGATTGTGGCAAAGTGAAAGCTGGTGGTGCATACACATTGAA CACTGCTAGTGCTGTAACTGTTAGAAGCACGATCAGGAGGTTGCGCGAACAAACGGAGAACTAA
- the LOC124945899 gene encoding 60S ribosomal protein L37a-1 isoform X2: MTKRTKKAGIVGKYGTRYGASLRKQIKKMEVSQHSKYFCEFCGKFAVKRKAVGIWGCKDCGKVKAGGAYTLNTASAVTVRSTIRRLREQTEN, encoded by the exons ATG ACTAAGAGAACAAAGAAGGCTGGTATTGTTGGCAAATATG GTACCCGTTATGGTGCCAGTCTGCGTAAGCAGATCAAGAAGATGGAGGTCAGTCAGCACAGCAAATACTTTTGCGAGTTCTGTGGGAAG TTTGCAGTGAAGAGAAAGGCAGTTGGAATCTGGGGTTGTAAGGATTGTGGCAAAGTGAAAGCTGGTGGTGCATACACATTGAA CACTGCTAGTGCTGTAACTGTTAGAAGCACGATCAGGAGGTTGCGCGAACAAACGGAGAACTAA
- the LOC124910108 gene encoding SNF2 domain-containing protein CLASSY 3-like, with the protein MDRGTSAPASRPRTRQQLNRLRQEVRQRKEMNSRVAESMNSSADDMKGRRAKRYSRSELKRESSNLEDSCSANVVSLPESSDSDDAGCNCKHSRHCKRKKEKTKTAVKPEGGRFGSQLGETSRKMKKGADSVQGRVSSMDIPVHIHCISSDSEHVDESESERESSLSLKVSEMPDSSGEEVETENSIGGVSRPKISSSSKSFVSDKSDASIATPKKLSTNERSGASTSSDVRNNENGPGRLKTMKRGLNVKDSQSLKDDGRVQKKIQMEGKEPTEPIPSLRTSVDEQVNVSDDVVEPKDPSVNQSGGDSWKEMAWMPLKKRHKFVDKDKIIADSFWDQIDLPDRDTIPPPCKDEADEQEFPVIPKNFGLQDTDYEPPEEKSYWDIVGDSLFEEMQFAIATEGIGLTHDHEVAIDDQTSLAANDSSLGLCEHFFILNEEIGILCKNCSYVKMEIRHVPPTFVKNPWGRITRKETREAKLFNLDRFQMKEQNNISPGSQHLRDDDLEVAGTVWSLIPGTRRNMYTHQRDGFEFIWKNIQGSINLDELRQHEHSSFRGNGCIISHAPGTGKTRLTIMFIQSYLERYPVCKVVIIAPCSMLLTWEDEFKKWKVNIPFHNLNKQEFSGHELDEAVNLVRQGRRQDKESTRYIKLLSWKKGKGVLGISYKLFEQLAGDRVFLRDEADNKKKELHHSDCIRVMKMLQQLPDLLVLDEGHTPRNEKSLIWKALSRVNTHKRVILSGTPFQNNFRELYNTLRLVSLEFADQLIANECGLSRSKKTTLDRWISLTSGFTKKEEKSVDKIRAIIYKMAHVYKGNILKDSLPGLRDSLVVLKPLELQTAILKIVMGTKNGVERDHYMSLVSVHPSLLLQSKLSEKPELSGYKAQLEALTLNPQVGVKTKFVIELIRLSQSLNERVLVFSQYINPLALIKDQLKSQFGWSDGKEILNMDGGTEVKLRQASISSFNDSDSGVKVLLASTKACSEGISLVGASRVVLLDVVWNPSVERQAISRAYRIGQKKLVYIYHLIAGEMESAKYDCQTQKDRLSELVFTSKEEDRVGGQSCTVAEDIILQEMIQHDKTCHMFEKIINHKDSSSLIETFG; encoded by the exons ATGGATCGCGGTACTAGTGCTCCGGCTTCCAGGCCGCGGACTCGACAACAACTGAACCGATTGCGCCAGGAAGTTCGGCAGAGGAAGGAGATGAACAGCAGGGTGGCGGAATCCATGAACAGTAGCGCTGATGATATGAAGGGAAGGAGGGCGAAACGGTACTCTCGTAGTGAGCTTAAGCGTGAATCTTCCAATTTGGAGGATTCATGTTCAGCCAACGTGGTTTCTCTGCCGGAGAGTTCGGATTCCGATGATGCAGGTTGTAACTGTAAGCACTCCCGGCATTGCAAGAGGAAGAAGGAGAAGACGAAAACTGCTGTAAAACCGGAGGGCGGTCGATTTGGATCCCAGTTGGGAGAAACTTCAAGGAAGATGAAAAAAGGTGCAGATTCTGTCCAAGGTAGGGTTTCATCAATGGACATTCCAGTCCACATTCATTGCATCTCTTCTGATTCCGAGCATGTTGATGAGTCTGAATCTGAGAGAGAATCATCTCTTTCATTAAAGGTTTCGGAGATGCCTGATTCTTCTGGTGAAGAAGTGGAAACGGAGAATTCAATCGGTGGTGTTTCCCGTCCCaagatatcatcatcatccaaatCTTTTGTTTCAGACAAGTCCGATGCATCAATCGCAACCCCGAAAAAGCTTTCCACAAATGAGAGAAGTGGCGCCAGTACTAGCAGTGATGTGAGGAACAATGAAAATGGTCCAGGTCGATTGAAAACGATGAAGCGCGGCCTCAATGTGAAGGATTCCCAGTCTCTTAAGGATGATGGAAGAGTTCAAAAGAAGATACAAATGGAAGGGAAAGAACCCACTGAGCCAATTCCTTCACTTAGAACCAGTGTTGATGAACAAGTCAATGTTAGTGATGATGTTGTTGAGCCCAAAGATCCTTCGGTAAACCAAAGTGGAGGAGATTCCTGGAAGGAGATGGCATGGATGCCATTAAAGAAAAGACACAAGTTTGTCGATAAGGATAAG ATTATTGCTGATTCATTCTGGGACCAGATTGATCTCCCTGACAGAGACACTATTCCACCTCCTTGTAAAGATGAAGCAGACGAACAAGAATTTCCTGTTATCCCCAAGAATTTCGGTCTGCAGGATACTGATTATGAACCACCTGAAGAGAAATCATATTGGGACATTGTAGGGGATAGCCTATTCGAGGAGATGCAATTTGCCATTGCCACTGAAGGAATCGGATTGACTCACGATCATGAG gtTGCCATTGATGATCAGACTTCATTAGCTGCTAATGATAGTTCTCTCGGACTTTGCGaacattttttcattcttaACGAGGAAATTGGGATCCTTTGCAAAAATTGCTCGTATGTGAAAATGGAAATCAGACACGTTCCACCAACTTTT GTTAAGAATCCATGGGGAAGAATAACCAGGAAAGAGACGAGGGAGGCTAAACTCTTTAATCTAGACCGTTTCCAAATGAAGGAGCAAAACAATATTAGCCCCGGTTCGCAACATCTCAGGGACGATGATCTTGAAGTTGCGGGCACGGTTTGGAGCTTGATTCCAGGTACCAGACGTAACATGTACACTCACCAAAGAGACGGTTTCGAGTTCATTTGGAAAAACATACAAGGGAGTATAAACCTGGATGAGCTGAGGCAACATGAACATTCTTCATTTAGGGGAAACGGATGCATTATATCACATGCACCAGGAACAGGAAAAACCCGACTGACCATTATGTTCATTCAATCATACCTTGAACGATACCCTGTTTGCAAAGTCGTGATCATAGCCCCTTGCAGTATGCTCCTCACATGGGAGGACGAATTCAAGAAATGGAAAGTCAACATTCCATTCCACAATCTGAACAAACAAGAATTCTCCGGTCACGAGCTAGACGAGGCAGTTAATCTAGTCAGACAGGGTCGCCGACAAGACAAAGAATCGACGCGATACATCAAACTACTGTCGTGGAAGAAGGGCAAGGGTGTCCTCGGAATCAGCTACAAGTTATTCGAACAGCTAGCCGGGGATCGTGTCTTTCTCAGAGATGAAGCCGACAACAAGAAGAAAGAGTTACACCATTCAGACTGCATTCGAGTTATGAAGATGCTACAACAACTCCCGGACCTCTTGGTACTGGACGAAGGCCACACGCCCAGAAACGAAAAGAGCTTGATTTGGAAGGCGCTCTCGAGGGTCAATACTCATAAACGCGTCATCTTGTCTGGAACGCCTTTCCAGAACAATTTCCGCGAGCTCTACAATACTCTCCGTTTGGTGAGTCTTGAATTTGCTGACCAACTCATCGCTAATGAATGTGGACTATCAAGATCCAAAAAGACAACGTTAGACAGATGGATATCTTTAACTAGCGGGTTCAcgaagaaggaagagaagagCGTGGACAAGATTCGAGCCATAATATACAAAATGGCACATGTCTACAAGGGTAACATACTTAAAGACAGCCTTCCCGGTTTACGTGACTCGCTGGTTGTGTTAAAGCCACTAGAATTACAAACCGCGATTCTGAAAATCGTTATGGGGACTAAGAACGGAGTAGAGCGCGATCATTACATGTCTTTAGTATCCGTTCATCCCTCGCTTCTTCTCCAATCTAAACTGTCTGAAAAACCGGAGCTTTCAGGTTACAAGGCGCAACTAGAAGCTCTTACACTGAATCCACAGGTGGGTGTGAAGACAAAATTCGTAATCGAACTGATCCGGCTGAGCCAGAGTCTAAACGAGAGAGTTCTGGTTTTCAGCCAATACATAAACCCTTTAGCACTGATTAAGGATCAGCTGAAATCCCAGTTTGGGTGGTCGGATGGGAAGGAGATATTGAATATGGATGGAGGAACGGAAGTAAAGCTACGACAGGCATCGATCAGTTCATTCAACGATTCGGATAGTGGGGTTAAAGTGTTGCTAGCTTCAACAAAGGCTTGCTCGGAGGGTATAAGCCTGGTTGGTGCGTCGAGAGTTGTGCTGCTTGATGTGGTTTGGAATCCTTCGGTTGAGAGGCAGGCGATTAGTCGGGCCTATAGGATCGGGCAAAAGAAGCTGGTGTATATTTATCATCTTATTGCGGGGGAAATGGAGAGTGCCAAGTATGATTGTCAGACACAGAAGGATCGTTTATCGGAATTGGTGTTTACTTCCAAGGAAGAGGATAGAGTTGGAGGACAGAGTTGTACTGTTGCTGAAGATATTATTCTGCAGGAAATGATTCAACACGACAAAACATGTCATATGTTTGAGAAAATCATTAACCACAAGGACTCCAGCAGTTTAATCGAAACTTTCGGCTAG